Proteins encoded in a region of the Nicotiana tomentosiformis chromosome 9, ASM39032v3, whole genome shotgun sequence genome:
- the LOC138898508 gene encoding uncharacterized protein, translating into MAIFTDMVERFVEVFMDDFSVFGPSFDEFLTNLAKVLSKCKETNLVLNWEKYHFMVCEGIVLGHKVSKDGLEVDKAKVEAIEKLPPPISVKGVRSFLGHVVFYRQFIKDFSKISSHLCRLLEKDVSFKFDDACLKAFEERKRTDGDVIKETFPDEKVLAITAGEVPWYADFVNYLESGEMPPDLEPYAKKKFLRDVRSYVWDEPFLFKSCIDQLMRRCVPESEINVILHECHASPYGAHHAGDKTIAKTSGQVKASNREIKQILEKTVSASRKDWAVNLDDALWAYWTAYKTPIRTSPYKLVYGKSCHLPVELEHKAYWEIKKLNFDADLRGRKWVMQLNKLDEFRLHAYENAKLYKEKTKHCHDKNIYHREFEPGQLVLLFNSG; encoded by the exons atggctattttcaccgatatggtggaacgGTTTGTGGAggtttttatggatgatttttctgtgtttggtccTTCTTTTGATGAATTCTTGACCAATCTTGCTAAAGTGCTTTCCAAGTGTAAGGAGACTAATCTGGTACTAAATTGGGAAAAATATCATTTTATGGTATGCGAAGGTATAGTGTTGGGACACAAGGTATCCAAAGATGGACTAGAAGTTGACAAGGCTAAGGTGGAAGCAATTGAAAAGTTGCCACCACCGATTTCAGTGAAAGGAGTTAGGAGTTTTCTGGGACATGTAGTTTTTTATCGTcaatttataaaggatttctcaaaaatTTCTTCTCATTTGTGCAGGTTGTTAGAGAAGGATGTGTcgttcaagtttgatgatgcttGTCTGAAAGCATTCGAGGAGCGGAAAAGAA CTGATGGAGATGTCATCAAGGAAACATTCCCAGATGAGAAAGTGTTGGCCATTACTgctggggaggtgccatggtatgcagattttgTAAACTATCTGGAAAGTGGAGAGATGCCGCCTGATCTTGAACCTTATGCTAAAAAGAAGTTCTTGCGAGATGTGAGGTCAtatgtgtgggatgagccatttcTGTTCAAATCTTGTATTGATCAGTTAATGAGAAGATGTGTGCCCGAATCTGAAATAAATGTTATCTTACATGAATGCCATGCATCGCCTTATGGTGCTCATCATGCAGGTGACAAAACAATAGCTAAG ACTAGTGGGCAAgttaaagcctcaaatagagagATAAAGCAGATCCTGGAGAAGACGGTTAGTGCAAGTAGGAAAGATTGGGCTGTAAAccttgatgatgctctatgggcatACTGGACCGCctacaaaactccaatccgaACTTCCCCTTACAAGCTGGTTTATGGGAAATCATGCCATttaccggtggaacttgagcacaaggcctatTGGGAAATAAAGAAGCTGAACTTTGATGCAGACTTAAGGGGTAGAAAGTGGGTGATGCAATTGAacaagcttgatgagtttcgcttGCATGCGTATGAGAATGCCaagttatataaagaaaagaccaagcaCTGTCATGATAAGAATATCTACCATCGCGAGTTTGAACCGGGCCAATTGGTTCTCTTGTTCAATTCAGGTTAA
- the LOC104091821 gene encoding uncharacterized protein produces MREKKTEPKQISERVPPPFPQRLRKKNEDHMFHKFLDMLKHIRLNIPLVDILREVPKYAKYIKDIVSNKRRLTEFETVALTEECTSRIQHNLPQKLKDPGSFTIPVRIGEFDVGRVLCDLGANINLMSLSVFKQLGLGVPRPTTVMLQLDDKSYVYPEGVIEDVLLQIGKFIFPADFIILDYIADELVPIILGRPLLATGDAIIKV; encoded by the coding sequence ATGAGAGAAAAAAAAACAGAGCCTAAGCAAATATCAGAGAGGGTGCCACCACCTTTTCCTCAAAGATTAAGAAAGAAGAATGAAGACCACATGTTTCACAAATTCCTAGATATGCTGAAGCACATACGCTTGAACATCCCTTTGGTGGACATACTCCGTGAGGTcccaaaatatgcaaaatatattaaggacatagtgtcaaATAAAAGAAGGTTAACTGAGTTTGAGACCGtagcacttactgaggagtgcacttctaGGATTCAACATAATCTTccacaaaagcttaaggatccgggTAGTTTTACCATCCCCGTGAGGATTGGTGAATTTGATGTGGGTAGAgtcttgtgtgatttgggtgcaaatATCAATTTGATGTCGTTGTCAGTATTCAAACAATTGGGCTTAGGAGTCCCGAGACCCACCACAGTGATGCTACAGTTAGATGATAAATCTTATGTTTATCCTGAGGGGGTAATTGAGGACGTCTTGCTGCAGATTGGGAAGTTTATTTTTCCTGCAGATTTTATCATCCTAGATTACATAGCTGATGAGTTAGTTCCTATCATCTTGGGACGACCTCTTTTGGCCACTGGAGATGCAATTATCAAAGTTTGA